In the genome of Labeo rohita strain BAU-BD-2019 chromosome 2, IGBB_LRoh.1.0, whole genome shotgun sequence, the window attttgtgattttttttttttttttttttttttttttttttattattattattattattttaaataaaagatcaaaaagataaacaatgcagatttattttcaaagccatttttgctcatatttaccaagggtgccaatattagtggagggcaatGTATATATCTCAATTGTAGCTAGAGTTAAAGCCGTTGCTAAAAATCACAAATCccaggatgtttttattattactatttttaataaacgtGAGGCCCATGTGCAGAACACAGTGTCAGCAAATACAACTACCGCACTGTAAGTGAAGATGTCACATGTTTAATTCATGAGTCAGGATTTGTCCTCACATTTAGTGTACTTTCTTCAATCGTACCCATCTGTTCAGGTGCAACAGGCAGTTCAAGCACTTATCGACAAACACCAGAAGATACCTGGAAACATCCTCCGAGCTCTTCTAGAGCGATTCCAAAGGGAACGCAAAGAAGATTAGCAGCACACTTGCCTTCTCTCagactgaagaaataaatatGCTTCAAGGATAATTCAACTGAATACTGGAGATTTTATAATACTGTTACATCATAAGATTAGCAACTACGTTACTGACACTTTAGTGGACGTATCAGCATATATCGGAATGTTGCATATCAAATAATGGTGTGTGTCTTCGTAATATCTGGTTACGTGTAGTCTTCTGCATGTCGaagagtgtgtgtttttatgcgtttttattttttggtttaaatctACAACTTATTTGCACACTTTGATTTCATTCAAAGGACCACTGCCAAAAGAGTTTCCACAAAGCCTTTGGTtagtttctctctctttttttaatgttcttttaaaatagCATTCTGTCCCAGAAATCGATAATATTTATCTGTCTGAAGGAAAATTGTGCATACtgtgatttttggcattttgtaAGCgcacttaataataataataataataatgggaGATACATGCTTGAACATTTGTTGTTTGATGTTGAATACTTATTGTTTTAGACTAATATCTCTGTATTAATTCTCAGAGGCAAACTGCTATTTAAGCATCAGTTGATACTGGTTTGTCCCACTCTCAGAACTTATTACAttctgatttatatatataaaaaaaaaaaaaaaaacacaactgcaaTGATTTTATTAACGTGACAGTGCATACAGGTCTTTCAGAATGCAATAAGAATTTGTAACATTCCTGAAATTTATGGATTTACTAGTTCATTACCTAAAGGCTGTTGAATCTAATACGTTGTCAAATTTGATCAGTGTGGACATAATGGCTGTAAATGTGTGATTTTATAAGAGATTTtattattcacaataaaactgaatattCCCATGGATTCAGTGTttgtaaaacagttttaatgcaCTCTTGTGCTCCGTAAACCACTCTCCCATAATCCTTTGGGagacagtctgtgtgtgacaaAGATCAAGTGTCAGCATGAGCGCAGTCTTCGTCACTCTGTGATCTCTGTGCACATTCGGTGTGTTTGCTGTATGATATGCAAATGCACTAGTGTTGCTATTTATAAATCTGTTTGGTATTAACTTACAGCATCTGTGCATCAATTGTAACCCCCCTCCCTCCTCCCCCCaaaaacttggaaaaaaataataaaaatattttttggaagaaAATCTTTATTATTCATGATCTCTCGTTGCATTGTACATGTGCTCCTAATTTTCTTTCAGCCTTTCCAGGAGTCTCTTCTAATTAAGGAGTAAAACCTTAAATCATACGAGGTGTGAGAATACATATTCAGACAAACTAATCACCAAGCCTTGCATTTGTGATGAACTGGTTCTTTGCTCATCaccaatgctttttttttccaactttgaaatttaaaagtgttttcacAATGCGCCATCATTCGGCCatattgaatataaataatgcaaCTGAATGCAAAGGAAattcacatattttgctgattattgctgctgaaaaaggtcaattattatcatgttttgggctgtgctAATCAGTCAGacccgggaaaaacatttggagtactatacactgccaaaagttatagcgaatcaagaagaagagtgcaaaaaactgaggaacaaaaggtgtttgtggccaaactgaaccaggatttccagggcaacaatcttgacaacattcgtgtttgttcttagcatttccagtcaggttggTGAAATTTTAGActaatactgcttgtacatatctttaccacctgttaactttggtttgtcaaaatattgaaccctttcctgcttactaagtcctatACGATtcagcagcttccacatgtttttcccatggtttagacagcataaattagcagaacaacgtattcagtagtacattaaccgagCAATCCAagttgttgtttacatccgagtacaGCCGATATtgccgcgcatccgggtaagtGACCAAATCATAAGCGGGAACCCACTAGTTGCTGACATACTAAAAATTCAAATGGACCTTATTCACACATTAACTGCGAATCGAAAGAAGATTGCAAGTAAGCCTAATAAAATGACCACAGTGTactttattaaatgaatttggTACTTTGTGTTGCAttagaatcaaataaaaatttacaaaaatccaatatgtacaaaaatgtaacgttctttttgtttttactcttcaatttacaataaaatcagATAACAGATTTGATGCATTTTACGCACTTCAGACTTTCATCACACGATACAACTTACTTAAGAGACCAAtaataaacagtttttgttttttgctttttttatgtcatttaataCATCACATACACCACACTAGATTTTATCTGTATTATGTCATATGTAACTGCCGATCTCTAGTCAATAGACACCCTTCACGACCAGGACTCAGAGAGGAATGTTCTTTTACACATGtacatttgcatacatttatttacagttaaataGCCTTTTGCAAGTCACTATGGAACTTCCGTTGGAACTGAAATACCAGTAAAGTCTGTACATCATTTCTGAACGCTGAACCGAGTTCATTCAATTACTGTGCTTGTACTAATATCGTGCTTTATAAATAACCACCGATTATCATTTATCTAAATGTAAATTTCTTTCCCCCCCATCTATGGCATTCTAGTTTATCTAAGTAACGTTATCTAAGTCTACAGGTGAGGGAGTATCATCAATTTGTTTGTTCGACAAGCTTCTCCGatgaataatcaaataaaataaataaaacaagtgcCACGGTTCATTTCAGCTCTCCGAGTCAGTCGGTTTTTGCTAAATGCTCACAATCTTGTAACAGTACGGCCCGTGACCTCTATGGGTCGTCATTTTGATTGTTTGTCTGCATATGCAATTTCCTTTCagtctgctttctttttttatctgcTTGCAGTATAAGCACAGTAAGTACGCTAATCAATAATGCAACGTCGTCATACTAGCATGACAGCAACCGGAGCATCGTGTGCATGACTAAAACCAAGccaaaagaaacaaacagaaaatgtcACTTACGAATAATGAATCCACAAAAAGGCGAGCGTCGTTTAAGGCAAATCAAACAGAATCAGCTTgcatgaattgaatgttttcCTGCTGTGAATAGTTGTAAAATAAGTCCTGCTTTTGAACTCGGCTTTACTGATGTACCGGTAATAAACAGAGCAGCCTTCAACTCCTCCGCTCGTCCACCGGGACTCCGTCGCAATAAATTCTTTCACATCAGCCACATCAACAACTAGAGCTGGAGAGTGGTCTGTTTAAAATACCGCTTTGAGGTAGGTTACAGGTATGAATTAAGTTTTTCCAGAGCGAAGAAATGACTATGATATCTCCAGGTTTATTGAGGAAACCCAGATAGAAAAATAGAACTAGACCATACATAGTTTAGCTGTAACGTTATGACTAGCTTAAATGCTTTCACTCTTGTTCTTCCACCACGTAAACTGCGTGACTAGCTCTTAGCTTTCTTGATATAGTTGCTAGCTAAATTCCAAACCCCTGCCAGATTATTacagtgaaaattaaaattcactCTCTAAgcgttttcttttttcatcGAAATGTCACTCTTTAACTGATCTGACTGAACTTCTCGTGACGCATGCAAGACTTGTCTAATCATTTTGACTAAtagtattatcattatcatcaataATCTGGCATGTGTTGGGAATATTCCATTAAAACAGGCTTTTCGGCATCTCCAAACATCTACACACCTTTTGTGTAAAGACCTTGATTCATTCTGCATGTGCTGAACGCATCGCATTGCATTGAGTGTTTTAAATTCATGTCATATTTCAAATTACTGAGACTTTGCACCATATAAAGAAGAATGTCAGTAAAACCCACTGACACAGCAAGTGTTGCCATTTGGATGCTCCTCCTAATCAAATGAACCAAAACGCAGTGTGCTTGGGGTAtcactgaaacaaaaatatcatGGTATTATGGGAATGCTAACaaacgtaggatgattttgaaaatgatggATACGTAATATCGCAGTGTGTGCGATACATCACTGGCCTTTCTTCAAAAATGGTCTTGCGTAGGTGGCGCagcaatttaaatatgaaaattgcCTAATTAGTGTGCTAACACAAGTTTTTGTGCTCTGACTACAGGGGACTCTTTTAGAAGGCTGTTTGGAGAATTTTGCCAAGAGACAAAGTATCATCATCATCCATCACACAGAGAAATGAAAGTATAAGACACGTCGGGGGGGAAAAAATGCTGACGAGATAGGAAAGTAGCAAAATAGCTAAAATATACAGGTCTACGTTTCACTGTGGTACTGGTTATAGATTCATACGATCTCTtctaaatcatgtttttttttttctgttctattttctttttttatttgcaacacAATTAGGATCTTCATCTACGCTTTCAGGTCATTTGCCACTGATGGTATGGCATTACAACACCTCAGGAGTGTTTCAAAGCTACAATAAAACCCAAATTGCAGTTCAGATATGACCAACTGAAGCAAAACGAATCTGTCCTATATCAGTCGTCTTCTCCACACAGTTAAATGGCATTAAGCAAAATAATGTGCACCTTAAAATCAACAATTTTGTAAGACACGTGTTTAAAatccatcaaaaacaaaagaaaatggagtataaaaaaaagttacacacaaaacattttcCCCACGCTTTTCGCAAACTATCCACAACAGGCACAACTAGTTTCTGTCGCAGTTAGATTTCACCTTGTCTCTCAACGCAAGTACCGAAGAAATCCTTCATTGTGCCGAGACTCCTTTCTTTGACAAGTTTTGTGCTCgttttctatttcttttttattttcccacCCTCACCTCCACGTTTCCATAAATGCCTTCGGATATCGACATAAAGACACAAAGAAGCACTTGCAACTGAACGGAAAGTTTAAAACTCCAACACTTTCATATATAAAGGATGCTTTTGGCTAATTTAAAGATACAGTGCTCTTTTAGGCAAATGTGATCTGTAGAACCGTAGAGCTGGGAGCGTCATTCGGAGCACTACTTATCCCTGACACATTGATTTGTAGACCATGAGTTGGCAATTGAAGAGCCCCATTGAGAAAGTCTTGATTGCACTGCAGAGTTTGGAATAGTAGCCTTTGCCAGCTTTCCGGATGTGTTGAGATGCTGAAAAGTGACCCCGTTTATTGTCCATAAGTGCGCCTTTGACTCATTTTACAACACGcgaaacacacacaccaaaaccTGACCAGCCTAGAAGAACACTGTATCTTTAACCTCGAAGATGAAGCGCATCCAGGTTCTGTCGAGTACAGTTTGGCGGACACTGTGTGAACTGTGATGGTCTTTGCCCCCCACTTTGCTGTGAACCAAACGGATCCTTGTCAGCCCACAGCGGTGAGGCATATGAGGCCGGATCGCCAAAGGGAGCTGCCAGGAAGTGTTTTCTTGGCCTGTTGTCTTCTCgcgaagaagaaaacgagagtGTTCTCCCTGTTTTGTCATCCCAAGTGGCTTGGACTCTTGTGGTGATCGCATACTTTCTTGTCTTTGTACAGGATTCAAGTAGATGGTTGAAATGCTGCCctgtttatatttacagtttgtGGTCGAGCCACAGTTCAGCGTGAAGTCAGTGTGAGTGTAGCGTTTGGCACTGGTACAGAACTGCTGATGAAACACTACTAATAGGTTACAGCACCCTAAACAAGAACGTCTCGAGTCTAatcagcaattttttttattcgtGTACCATCGACGTGATACTTAGACCACTGTTTCTCCAGTGCGGTGGGTAGTCGGTTGGTTTAAATGCTGTTGTGTGCACCGGATGCTTGAATTCAAAGGGAAAAGTTTTGTATTTGCTCCAGGAGACAACATATTAAGTGTTCTGGATGTCCTCTCGCAAGAGATGTTGTCTCGAGGACAGTCAACTCTGGAAATGAAGGTCTGTACAACACTGAGGTGGACTGAGGGGTTTGTGATCTATATCAGCCAGTGCAATGACTTTTAGAAACCCAGATATTCCCTGACAAGACagaagtaataaaaaataaaaagcaacaagAGAACGGCTTAAAAAAGATTGATTATTTCATTCGTCCACAAATATGTTGTGCCTATATTTGCTTGTCCATGACAATCAACATCATGGCTAGATGCTATTTATGCAAGGAACGTTATTGCCACAGTCCTGCTGTTTATTCAAGTGgacagaaatgtgttaatgtttgtgtgtttccaCAGCGCAGGCTACAAGGTGGTCTCGTACTCCAGACGTTCTTGAACCAATGTGTCGTCTTTGTATTGGAGGCGTGGTGGGGTCGGAGACGAGTCGATGGCCAGGATGGCTTTACGTATACTCCTGTCCAGTACGTGCCTCTCCCAGGCAGGGTAGCGGTTCCTGCACAAGTCTATTTTGATGACCGTCTCTTCCAGGCGCGGGGCACGGGAGGAAGGAGTAGATGGTGCGGTGGGCCGCACCTGAAAGACGGGCACGCAACCGTCCCGCTCGCTGTACTTGGCCTCGCGGTCAGCGTCCCTGGCTAGTGTACCTCCGCGGTTGGAGCGCAGAGAGTTGGTGGCGCCCTCGGGGGGAAGGGTGAAGGTAGCGGTAGGGTCCTCGAGCTGAACCAGGCTGGCCGAGCGGCCAAACCGTGGCCCGTTGGGATGGAAGAAAGCGTAGTACATGAGCATAAAGACGATGCCGGTGAAGAAGCTAGAGAAGATGACGCACAGGGCAGGCACGGCGAAGGCGTCCGTGCTGGGCGGCGATCGGTACAGGTACCACAACGCACTCAGGGCCGTGTTCTCCAGTAGGATCATGAAGTAATAGATGAAGAGACGGCAGCGGGTTCGTCCCTCCTTCACGTTGAACCAGCTGAAGATGTAGATGATTCCCACCACCATGTCAAAGACGATCTCCTCCCACTTGGTGATGCAGAATTCGGTTTCGCAGTGTACGATCCAGAAGGTCATGATGCACCAGTGCAGCACGATGAAGATGCCGAAGTAGAGCTGAAACACAGAGGCGAAGAGAGCGAAGGTCACTACGCGAGCAGCGATGGTGAAGAAGTGCCAGCAGAACTGGATGATGACGGCAAGGTAGCTGATGGGTTTCTTGTCGTCGCGGGAATCGCGCAAGGCTTTCTGGTAGGAGGCCAGAGCCCAGGCCAGTGACACCAGGGAAGCAGCCGCTGTCATCCCTGAAATGAAAGGAAAGAATTGTCAGTTATGGCTGAATGTCACAATCCTAAGTATCCCTGTCAATCAACCCAAGAAATATGAGCACAGAGAACTACACACAGTGTTTATGTGCAGCATGTaaagaaaatgtgaaattatttagTGTGTTCTTCAAGTGACACGTGCCAGCTCCTATAATTCAAGGTATGAAAGTGAAAAATATCCCTGTatgggtttttgttttttatagttATAAGATATGACAAAGTTAATTAATATCTAGTCTCAGCCTCTAACATCACAATGCACATGGTATAGAAAATTGGAACcacttcaggagtttcaaaGTCATCATCGGATTGTTTAAATTCTACAGGATTTCTGGGAGAcgtgtttgttgtgtttttaacattccACCCAGAAAGAAAGATGCCGTGAAGCCAAACCCCCtcacagaagaagaaagaagaaattcCTGAATATTAGCTCTgagtagcttttttttttttctgtttcacaaacgaaaatagttccaaacaatgCCAGAGTAGAATGTTTGTGCTTCTCAGATCAAAACTGCAGTGCTTTGTCctgaatgaatgtttttgaacaaatcgtttgaagaaatgattcaatgaatcacACATTAATCACTCATCAAGATGGACTTGCTGCCAAATACTGGAGGATTTagtgtcatatttatttatccatgacAGGCCTAAACCAGCCAAGGTGCCAGCATAAAAATAACTAAGCAAAATAATGTCCAATTatcattatgaaaaaaaaaaaaaatatatatatatatatatattgtactcTGGCCAAATGTGCCAAATTTTACGTTCTCAAATGACGAAAACCCATTCTAAAAAattatgtacagttgaggtcagaatctgcaaaatgttaattattttaccaaaataaaacggatcatacaaaaatgcatgttatttttttatttagtactgacctgaataagatatttcaaataaaagatatttacatgtagtccaaaagagaaaaaaataatagttgaatttattaaaaatgaccctgtttaaaagtttacatacacttgattcttaatgttgttacctaaatgatccacagctgtgttttcgttgttgttgctgttgttgtttagtgatagttgttcatgagtctgcccattgttcttcagaaaaatctttcaggtcccaaaaattctttggtttttcagcatttttgtgtattttccaacaatgactgtatgattttgagatccatcttttcacactgaggacaactgagggactcaaaacaatgcattacgtgccaggggtgtaaacttttgaacagaatggagatgtgtacatttttctttttcttcctgaatatatatatatctatatattttttttttttttcatttagtactgccattcagaagccacagaagataattacatgtttcccagaagacaaaataagttacatttaccctgatcttcaaattcaaaaagttttcaccccccagcacttaatgcatcatgtttccttctggagaatcagtgagcatttgaaccctctgtaacagttgcatttgattccttcagttgtcctcagtatgaaatgAAGGATCACAAAAGCATgtagtcattattggaaagggttcaaataaaaccgctgaaaaaccacagaaattGTCCCGAACAGTTTAACTTGTATAACTTAATAAgtgtaaacttctgaatgggatcatttttataaattcaactattattttctcttgtggacttcttattcaggtcagtactaaataaaaaataaataaaattttgcagattctgcaaggtgtatgtaaacttttgacctcagctttatactgtacatataatgTCATTTTCATCACAACCAACAATTTTTCAAATGTTAGTGTGTTATGTTTTTCAAATGTTAgtgtgttaaatgtttttatgttttatttttcctagACAAATTACATTAACTAGTAAGTGCCCAAAAGAAAGTGTTCTGCAGTTCGTTTCATGTTAACCAGCTATAAATGTGGCTTGACATGTGAAGCACTTCTTGCACAGATACAATAAGATACTGGTTTTAGACGGAGAATAGGAAGTGCTCACCAAGGCATGCAAATGGATTTATCTCATTACTACATCTTTATGTATTCATGACTCtggagaataaagtcggaagtGGGCTAATGGAGTAGCTTGACCATGGAAGTGTCTGTCAATGGCTTGCGCTCCGGTGGATATCACGTGCAGCCCTCCTGTAatgattttgtttgtgttttcataTCTAGACCCTCTGGTGAGTCACACCACACCGAGGTTTACAAATCTCTGTCCCTAATCAAAGCTGATAAACAGTGACTCAAGAGATATGGTTTACTTTGATGAGacttgtgttttattttctcttcaGGGAAAACAGCCTCTGTGGAATTCTGCTTAACAGCACCTTTCCCCATTTATGACTCACTGGCCCATGAGTGAGATGTTATCCATCATGTTGTCCAAAAAACTCGCTTGTGCTTAATGGAGGAGGCTTTACAAGCCATCTGCATCAGATGGAGTACAGTAAAGCAGCCAGCAGTGACTACAGGTGCGTGAAGCCCATCTTTACCGCTGTGACACTCTGTTCTCGTGGAGTTGGCTGCCATGCGCTCAAGCTGCTGGAGTGATCAGTTTCTTGCAGGAGTGAGTGAGACACAATACAAAGATTACACACACTGTCCAGTCTATCCTCACTGAAAGAATTACTGCACAAAATGTGACATTCaagtttaaaggattagttcacttcagaaTTAGGTTCTTCTTCCTTgtgctgaaaagaaattaagatttttaaggaaaacattccaggatttttctccatatagtggacttcaatggggatcagcaggttaaaggtccaaactgcagattcagtgcagcttcaaagggctctaaatgatcccagacgagaaataagggtcttatcctATCTAAGGGTcttaatttggaccttcaactcattGGCTCCCAttcaagtccactatatggagaaaaatcctggaatgttttcctcaaaaaccttaatttcttttttcaaatgatgaaagaaagacatgaacatcttggatgaaatgggggtgagtaaattatcaggaaatgttcattctggagtgaactaatcctttaaggctGATACGGAGATAAAAGATTAATACAGTAACACTGTCTAGACAAGTTCAGCAGTGCCAAAGATAGTTCACTcaagaatgaaaattctatcatcatttactcacccacaatATTAaaactgactttcttctgtggaacacaaaagatgtttttaacatacaATGAAACGGTTGTATCCTATTGATGCATTTTGTTTTCTACAGAATAAATAGTCATACAGATTAGAATGATGAATGATGCAGAATTTACATTGAAACAGAACTATCAGTGtaacagtgttgtttttgtaaaataatttccttgaaaaataaaaatgtactatatttaccttttaaataaatgccagTTGTTTGGATATTCTGTTATATCAtgcaaatatattacattatacaacagttctttctggtcctcgaatctgattggctgagaggagtgcaatattctagtgatatcagaactccaacTGTCTCAtcgtttgtatcactccacttGCGGCacttctcacagcgagtgtcatggtggACGCCCAAATCccttataattttataaacagAGTGCAATCACCCTAAAaagtatttgcatatttaaaccatatgtaatatatgagcaatatcacacgagTAGCATGCGATATGGCTTTAAATCCGCATGCTGTGATTACTTGTTTATGGtttatatagtttaaatatgcaaatacttTTGCCTCTTTTAAcaaaattgtgaagatcttcaAAATACACTACGGttcaaaagtaagatttttcttttttgaatttgcttttatttagcaagaatgcatttataatgctgcaaaagatttctatatcaaataaaagctgttcttttaataaaagaaagaatcCTGATAATAAGTCGCTGATAatagaagaaatgtttcttctcaccaaattagcatagaagaatgatttctgaaggatcatgacacttaacactggagtaatggctgaaaTTCAGTATTAGAATCacaagaatacattttacattttaaaatatattgaaatagaaagcagttgttttaaattgtaacaatatttcacaatactacagtttttagtgcatttttgatcaaataaattcagccttagtgagaataagagacttttttccaaaaacataggtcacactttattttaaggtccagttctcgctattatCAATCCATTATCTACatcttttgcctcaataaactcctaattggctgcttattaatagtaaggtagttgttaaattcaggtattgggcaggattagggatgtagaatatggtcatgcaaaatatgtgccttataagtactaataaactaccaatatgttaataataggcatgctaataagtaactagctaatagtgagaatttttccctatactaaagtgttaccaaaacataaaaaaatttgcaattCCTTCACACATAAAATCGATCTAATAATACAATTGGAAATAACACATGCAAGATTATGCAAGGAGAACCAAACATGTCaacataaaattttgaaaaatacttGTAAGCAGGTGAACctactaattttttatttcatgtttccCTATGATTAATTAAAACGTTTAGCAGTCATAAAATATTGTGTTGTCTTTCAACTGTAGTTCTAGACAGGCAGCATATGGCTCCCTCACATATTAAACCTGAAACGTCTCTTTCTCTTGTCAGAGCAAAGACTAATATATCTGACATTCACACTGCATTGAACTCTTCCTGCATACCAAGACAGACTTTGAATTCATTAGTTCCCTCATTAATTCTAAATGAAAACCAAGTGTAAATATTCTCTCGTCTTTACCTCTCAGGTTAACATTCATACCCAAATCATATCTAGACAATACACAGTTATAATGTCTTTTTATCACCCTTCCAGTTAATGTTGTAGTGCAA includes:
- the xkr4 gene encoding XK-related protein 4 — translated: MAAKSDGVLKMKKSDVAFTPLQNSDHSGSVQGLAPGSQPDSGTGEADFVNGESRCCGSNSTCLRLGREQQKYTVWDCLWILAAVAVYFADVGTDIWLSVDYYLRRDYWWFGLTLFFVVLGSFSVQVFSFRWFVHDFSTEESSGGGGGGSAASCSHMDGKLLSCSASHGDVGAHPTTPQRQASTASKSNTTSNSSNSATAARTSKTRSASCSLCIWLLQSVIHILQLGQIWRYFHTIYLGIRSRQSGENDRWRFYWRMVYEYADVSMLHLLATFLESAPQLVLQLCIIIQTHKLQAVQGMTAAASLVSLAWALASYQKALRDSRDDKKPISYLAVIIQFCWHFFTIAARVVTFALFASVFQLYFGIFIVLHWCIMTFWIVHCETEFCITKWEEIVFDMVVGIIYIFSWFNVKEGRTRCRLFIYYFMILLENTALSALWYLYRSPPSTDAFAVPALCVIFSSFFTGIVFMLMYYAFFHPNGPRFGRSASLVQLEDPTATFTLPPEGATNSLRSNRGGTLARDADREAKYSERDGCVPVFQVRPTAPSTPSSRAPRLEETVIKIDLCRNRYPAWERHVLDRSIRKAILAIDSSPTPPRLQYKDDTLVQERLEYETTL